One Mytilus trossulus isolate FHL-02 chromosome 5, PNRI_Mtr1.1.1.hap1, whole genome shotgun sequence DNA segment encodes these proteins:
- the LOC134717691 gene encoding uncharacterized protein LOC134717691, with product MNDTNQLQQLERIVRELLDKNTNLQHNFDSLQAKYTALENELLVSQKTTAKLVVDVQALEQLKPVQDLNGLKQELQSIRSQTNSLAFNQQARNQDLIALYNETINNQKRVNYLGKRQELFQNQTHLAFKAMENNYNTCMSVVYGKIDQIERSTNMTDARVDKATEKVAMTSCVSHDKVLSGGETIKFDEVKTNVGIDNLSSFQSTGKFNCTHEGFYIVSIWVLAQAASRASNVYIYKNSKIVSKTYIYDNIYDTGPATVAVELDVNDNVWVQFDDGKVDSYGSSYAGLRFSVQRYSSPGEGILHQRETGTSIGIDWKNKSA from the exons atgaaTGATACAAATCAACTTCAACAATTAGAGCGGATAGTTCGTGAACTActagacaaaaacacaaatctACAACACAATTTTGACAGTTTACAAGCAAAGTATACGGCACTGGAGAATGAACTCCTGGTGtcacaaaaaacaacagcaaaattAGTTGTAGATGTCCAGGCCTTAGAGCAGCTCAAACCTGTGCAGGATTTGAACGGACTTAAACAAGAGTTGCAGAGTATAAGATCACAAACAAATTCTTTGGCTTTCAACCAGCAGGCGAGAAACCAGGACTTAATAGCGTTATATAACGAGACTATTAATAACCAGAAGAGGGTAAATTATCTAGGTAAACGACAAGAACTTTTCCAAAATCAAACACACCTGGCCTTTAAAGCaatggaaaacaattataatacatgtatgtcgGTTGTCTATGGCAAAATAGATCAAATTGAGAGGAGTACGAATATGACTGATGCTCGTGTTGATAAAGCGACAGAGAAAG tGGCAATGACATCCTGCGTTAGTCATGATAAAGTTTTGTCAGGTGGAGAGACTATCAAATTTGATGAAGTGAAAACCAATGTAGGAATTGACAACCTTTCTTCGTTTCAATCCACTGGAAAGTTTAATTGCACCCATGAAGGATTTTATATAGTTTCTATTTGGGTGCTGGCTCAAGCTGCCTCCCGAGCTAGCAATgtctatatctataaaaattcCAAGATCGTATCAAAAAcctatatatatgataatatatatGATACCGGTCCTGCTACAGTAGCAGTCGAGTTAGACGTGAATGACAATGTGTGGGTGCAATTTGATGACGGCAAAGTAGATAGTTATG GGTCTTCGTATGCTGGGCTTCGCTTTTCTGTACAACGATACAGTTCTCCTGGGGAAGGAATTCTACATCAGCGGGAAACAGGGACGTCTATAGGTATTGACTGGaaaaataagtcagcatga